The Miscanthus floridulus cultivar M001 chromosome 7, ASM1932011v1, whole genome shotgun sequence genome includes a region encoding these proteins:
- the LOC136463234 gene encoding expansin-A23-like, translating to MAANDAVPTTTSSSPAPTGWLKAHATFYGGADASDTMGGACGYGNLYSQGYGTRTAALSTVLFQDGASCGQCYKIACDRKRADPRFCKPGVTVTVTATNFCPPNMALPDGGWCNQQRPHFDMAQPAFEKIGVHTGGIIPVMYQRVSCVKRGGVRFTINGHDYFNLVLVTNVAAAGSIKSMEVKTSNSSNWTPLARNWGANWHSLAYLTGQMLSFRVTDTDGQTIEFTNVVPQGWKFGQTFASKLQFK from the exons ATGGCCGCTAATGACGCCGTCCCCACCACCACGTCGTCGTCTCCGGCACCAACCGGGTGGCTGAAGGCGCATGCCACCTTCTACGGAGGTGCTGATGCCTCGGACACCATGG GCGGCGCGTGCGGGTACGGGAACCTCTACTCCCAGGGCTACGGCACGCGGACGGCGGCCCTGAGCACGGTGCTCTTTCAGGATGGGGCCTCATGCGGGCAGTGCTACAAGATCGCGTGCGACCGCAAGAGAGCCGACCCAAGGTTTTGCAAACCCGGCGTCACAGTCACCGTCACGGCCACCAACTTCTGCCCACCCAACATGGCGCTGCCCGACGGCGGCTGGTGCAATCAGCAGCGCCCGCACTTCGACATGGCACAGCCGGCATTTGAGAAGATCGGCGTCCACACCGGCGGCATCATCCCCGTCATGTACCAGAg AGTTTCTTGCGTGAAGCGAGGTGGGGTGCGCTTCACCATCAATGGGCATGACTACTTCAACCTTGTGCTTGTGACCAACGTTGCGGCTGCTGGCTCCATCAAGTCCATGGAAGTCAAGACCTCCAATTCGAGTAACTGGACACCATTGGCACGCAACTGGGGTGCGAACTGGCACTCTCTTGCATATCTTACCGGGCAGATGCTCTCGTTTAGAGTCACAGACACGGATGGACAAACTATTGAATTCACAAACGTGGTGCCACAAGGATGGAAGTTTGgccaaacatttgcatccaagttgcAGTTCAAGTGA
- the LOC136465519 gene encoding putative glucose-6-phosphate 1-epimerase has product MSGPPPTLGRPDWKKGRTAAREDHLRHRRCRREVRVEGLETLDYLDNLQSKNRCTEQGDAVVFESEVDKVYLSAPPKIVIIDHEKKRTFVLRKEGLPDVVVWNPWDKKAKAMPDFGDEEYKSMPGEEWIGRQEISAVPSSYSSGQLDPELICRMHTI; this is encoded by the exons ATGTCCGGCCCTCCACCTACTCTGGGCCGACCGGACTGGAAGAAGGGGAGGACAGCCGCGAGGGAAGACCACCTGCGCCACCGCCGTTGCCGCCG TGAAGTGAGGGTTGAAGGTTTGGAGACCTTGGACTATCTTGACAACTTGCAATCCAAGAATCGTTGTACTGAACAAGGAGATGCAGTTGTATTTGAGTCTGAA GTGGACAAGGTATATTTGAGTGCTCCGCCAAAGATTGTGATCATTGACCACGAGAAGAAAAGAACATTTGTTTTGAGGAAAGAGGGACTTCCTGATGTTG TTGTTTGGAACCCTTGGGACAAGAAGGCCAAAGCAATGCCAGATTTCGGGGATGAGGAGTACAAGAGCATGCCAGGTGAAGAGTGGATAGGAAGGCAGGAAATTTCTGCTGTACCATCCAGTTACAGCAGCGGACAATTGGATCCTGAACTGATTTGTCGAATGCACACAATATAA
- the LOC136466993 gene encoding protein TOPLESS-RELATED PROTEIN 2-like, translating into AGISDAFCGCLCRLEQESGFYFNMKHFEDLVQGGEWDELERYLSGFTKLEDNRYSMKIFFEIRKQKYLEALDRHDRAKAVEILVKDLKVFASFNEELFKEITQLLTLENFSLNWQHQLCKNPRPNPDIKTLFTDHSCAAPTNEARAPPPTNGPLVGSIPKSAGFPPMGAHAPHQWGSSCCKP; encoded by the exons GCTGGGATTTCTGATGCTTTTTGTGGTTGCCTGTGCAGACTGGAGCAGGAGTCGGGCTTCTACTTCAACATGAAGCACTTCGAGGACCTCGTGCAGGGCGGCGAGTGGGACGAGTTGGAGAGGTACCTCAGCGgcttcaccaagctggaggacaaccGCTACTCCATGAAGATCTTCTTTGAGATCCGCAAGCAGAAGTACCTCGAAGCCCTTGATAG GCATGATAGGGCCAAGGCTGTGGAGATTCTCGTGAAGGATCTGAAGGTGTTCGCCTCCTTCAATGAGGAGCTGTTCAAGGAGATAACACAGCTGCTGACCTTGGAGAATTTTAG TCTGAACTGGCAACATCAGCTCTGCAAGAACCCCAGACCAAACCCTGACATCAAGACACTCTTTACTGATCACTCTTGTGCTGCTCCTACCAATGAAGCGAGAGCACCTCCACCTACCAATGGTCCGCTTGTTGGATCCATCCCTAAGTCAGCTGGATTTCCACCAATGGGTGCTCATGCT CCACACCAATGGGGATCTTCATGCTGCAAACCTTGA